From one Mycobacterium colombiense CECT 3035 genomic stretch:
- a CDS encoding nitrate reductase subunit alpha, producing the protein MTVTPHIGGVLEELLERSGRFFTPGEISADLRTVTREGGREADVFYRDRWSHDKVVRSTHGVNCTGSCSWKIYVKDGIITWETQQTDYPSVGPDRPEYEPRGCPRGASFSWYSYSPTRVRYPYARGVLIEMYREAKARLGDPVLAWADIQSDPDRRRRYQQARGKGGLVRVTWAEATELIAAAHVHTIKTYGPDRVAGFSPIPAMSMVSYTAGSRFFELIGAPMTSFYDWYADLPVASPQVFGDQTDVPESGDWWDAAYLMMWGSNVPITRTPDAHWMAEARYRGTKVVTVSPDYADNTKFADEWMPCAAGTDGALAMAMGHVILSECYVRKQVPFFTDYARRYTDLPFLIKLEERGGMLVPGKNLTAADLGEAFKSSENAALKPAVLDENTDSVAVPHGSLGFRYGESGVGKWNLDLGDLTPALSVRRDGDDTSALVHLPSFDTVDGEGTTVARGVPVRRIGKHLVCTVFDLMLAQYGVARPGLPGQWPTGYDDATQQNTPAWQEPITGVSAAQAIRVAKEFARSAEESGGRSMIIMGGGICHWFHSDAIYRAVLALLMLTGSMGRNGGGWAHYVGQEKVRPLTGFQTMSMATDWVRPPRQVPGASYWYAHTDQWRYDGYGADKLASPIGRGRFAGKHTMDLLASSVAMGWSPYYPQFDRSSLDVADEARAADRDVAEYVAEQLGQRKLKLAVTDPDNPVNWPRVLTVWRANLIGSSGKGGEYFLRHLLGTDSNASALPPEDGVRPTDVTCEGDIPEGKLDLMMSIDFRMTSTTLVSDIVLPAATWYEKADISSTDMHPYVHAFSAATDPPWETRSDFDAFGAVARAFSAMAKDHLGTRTDVVLTALQHDTPDAMAYPDGTEQDWLHSGGTPVPGRTMGKLTVVERDYTAVYDKWLTLGPLVDKFGLTTKGITVHPFREVEELAAKFGVLKSGVAAGRPAITTASRMADVLLLLSGTTNGRLAVEGFHELEKRTGQRLVHLAEGSEDKRISYADTQARPVPVVTSPEWSGSETGGRRYAPFTINIENLKPFHTLTGRMHFYLAHDWVEELGEHLPVFRPPLDMARLFGQPQLGPTPDGNGGIGLTVRYLTPHSKWSFHSTYQDNLYMLSLSRGGPTMWMSPGDAAKIQVRDNDWVEAVNVNGIYVCRAIVSHRMPDGVVFVYHVQERTVDTPRSETNNKRGGNHNALTRVRIKPSHLAGGYGQHAFAFNYLGPTGNQRDEVTVVRRRSQEVQY; encoded by the coding sequence TTGACTGTCACACCTCACATTGGCGGAGTGCTCGAGGAGCTCCTGGAGCGCAGCGGGCGGTTTTTCACGCCGGGCGAGATCTCGGCCGACCTGCGCACGGTGACGCGGGAGGGCGGTCGCGAAGCCGACGTGTTCTACCGCGACCGCTGGAGCCATGACAAGGTGGTCCGCTCCACGCACGGGGTGAATTGCACCGGCTCGTGCTCGTGGAAGATCTACGTCAAAGACGGGATCATCACCTGGGAGACCCAGCAGACCGACTACCCGTCGGTGGGCCCGGACCGGCCCGAGTACGAGCCGCGGGGCTGCCCCCGAGGTGCGTCGTTTTCGTGGTACAGCTACTCGCCGACCCGGGTGCGCTACCCGTATGCCCGCGGCGTGCTGATCGAGATGTACCGGGAGGCCAAGGCGCGGCTCGGCGACCCGGTGCTGGCCTGGGCGGACATCCAGTCCGATCCGGATCGTCGCCGCCGCTATCAGCAGGCGCGCGGGAAGGGCGGACTGGTCCGGGTCACCTGGGCCGAGGCCACCGAGCTGATCGCCGCCGCCCACGTACACACCATCAAGACCTACGGACCGGATCGGGTCGCAGGGTTCTCTCCGATCCCCGCGATGTCGATGGTGTCCTACACCGCCGGCTCGCGGTTCTTCGAGCTGATCGGCGCCCCGATGACGTCGTTCTACGACTGGTATGCCGACCTGCCGGTCGCCTCCCCGCAGGTGTTCGGTGACCAGACCGATGTGCCCGAATCCGGGGACTGGTGGGACGCGGCGTATCTGATGATGTGGGGCTCCAACGTCCCGATCACCCGCACCCCCGACGCGCACTGGATGGCCGAGGCGCGCTACCGCGGCACCAAGGTGGTGACCGTCAGTCCTGACTACGCAGACAACACCAAGTTCGCCGACGAATGGATGCCCTGCGCGGCAGGCACCGACGGGGCGCTGGCCATGGCGATGGGCCACGTCATCCTCTCGGAATGCTATGTGCGCAAGCAGGTTCCGTTCTTCACCGACTATGCGCGCCGCTATACCGACCTGCCGTTCCTGATCAAGCTCGAAGAGCGCGGCGGCATGCTGGTGCCGGGAAAGAACCTCACGGCGGCGGACCTGGGGGAGGCCTTCAAGAGCTCGGAGAACGCGGCGCTCAAGCCCGCGGTGCTCGACGAGAACACCGATTCGGTTGCGGTGCCGCACGGTTCGCTGGGATTCCGGTATGGCGAGTCGGGCGTCGGGAAATGGAATCTCGATCTCGGTGACCTGACGCCGGCGCTCAGCGTGCGCCGCGACGGCGATGACACCAGCGCGCTGGTCCACCTGCCCAGCTTCGACACCGTCGACGGCGAGGGCACCACCGTGGCGCGCGGTGTCCCGGTCCGCCGCATCGGTAAGCACCTGGTGTGCACCGTCTTCGACCTTATGCTCGCCCAATACGGCGTGGCGCGGCCCGGCCTGCCCGGCCAGTGGCCCACCGGCTACGACGACGCCACCCAGCAGAACACCCCGGCGTGGCAGGAGCCGATCACCGGGGTGTCGGCCGCCCAGGCCATCCGGGTGGCAAAGGAATTCGCGCGCAGCGCCGAGGAATCCGGTGGCCGCTCCATGATCATCATGGGTGGCGGGATCTGCCACTGGTTCCACAGCGACGCGATCTACCGCGCGGTGCTCGCGCTGCTGATGCTCACCGGATCGATGGGCCGCAACGGCGGCGGCTGGGCCCACTACGTCGGCCAGGAAAAGGTGCGCCCGCTCACCGGGTTCCAGACGATGTCGATGGCAACCGACTGGGTGCGTCCACCGCGGCAGGTGCCCGGTGCCTCGTACTGGTACGCCCACACCGACCAATGGCGCTACGACGGGTACGGCGCGGACAAGCTGGCCAGCCCGATCGGCCGGGGCCGGTTCGCGGGCAAGCACACCATGGACCTGCTGGCGTCCTCGGTGGCCATGGGGTGGAGCCCGTATTACCCCCAGTTCGACCGGTCCAGCCTGGACGTCGCCGACGAGGCGCGCGCCGCGGACCGCGACGTCGCCGAGTACGTGGCCGAACAGCTCGGCCAGCGCAAGCTGAAGCTCGCCGTGACCGATCCCGACAATCCGGTGAATTGGCCACGGGTGCTTACCGTGTGGCGCGCCAACCTGATCGGCTCGTCGGGCAAGGGCGGCGAGTACTTCCTGCGCCATCTGCTGGGCACCGATTCCAACGCTTCGGCGCTGCCGCCGGAGGACGGGGTCCGGCCCACCGACGTGACCTGCGAGGGGGACATCCCCGAGGGCAAGCTCGACTTGATGATGTCGATCGACTTCCGGATGACCTCGACGACGCTGGTGTCCGACATCGTGCTGCCGGCCGCGACCTGGTACGAGAAGGCCGACATCTCCAGCACCGACATGCACCCGTACGTGCATGCCTTCAGCGCCGCGACCGATCCGCCGTGGGAAACCCGTTCGGACTTCGACGCTTTCGGTGCCGTCGCCCGCGCCTTCAGCGCCATGGCCAAGGATCACCTGGGCACCCGCACCGACGTGGTGCTCACCGCGCTGCAGCACGACACCCCGGACGCGATGGCCTATCCCGATGGCACCGAACAGGATTGGTTGCATTCGGGAGGGACTCCGGTGCCGGGGCGGACGATGGGCAAGCTCACCGTGGTGGAGCGCGACTACACCGCCGTCTACGACAAGTGGCTGACGCTGGGTCCGCTGGTCGACAAATTCGGCCTGACTACCAAAGGCATCACGGTGCACCCCTTCCGGGAGGTCGAGGAGCTCGCCGCCAAGTTCGGGGTGCTGAAATCCGGTGTGGCAGCGGGTCGCCCGGCCATCACCACCGCGTCTCGAATGGCCGACGTGCTGCTGCTGCTGTCCGGCACCACCAACGGGCGGTTGGCCGTCGAGGGCTTCCACGAACTGGAGAAGCGCACCGGTCAGCGGCTGGTGCATCTGGCCGAGGGCAGCGAGGACAAGCGCATCAGCTACGCCGACACCCAGGCGCGGCCCGTCCCCGTCGTCACCAGCCCCGAATGGTCGGGCAGCGAAACGGGCGGCCGGCGCTACGCGCCGTTCACCATCAACATCGAGAACCTCAAGCCGTTCCACACCCTCACCGGGCGCATGCACTTCTATCTCGCACACGACTGGGTCGAGGAGCTCGGCGAGCACCTGCCGGTGTTCCGGCCGCCGCTGGACATGGCGCGCCTGTTCGGCCAGCCACAGCTGGGCCCGACCCCGGACGGTAACGGTGGGATCGGGCTGACCGTCCGCTACCTGACGCCGCACTCGAAGTGGTCGTTCCACTCCACCTACCAGGACAACCTGTACATGCTCTCGCTGTCCCGCGGTGGACCGACGATGTGGATGAGTCCGGGTGATGCGGCGAAAATTCAAGTGCGCGATAATGATTGGGTCGAGGCGGTGAACGTCAACGGCATCTACGTGTGCCGGGCGATCGTCAGCCACCGGATGCCCGACGGCGTGGTCTTCGTCTACCACGTCCAGGAGCGCACCGTGGACACGCCGCGCTCCGAAACCAACAACAAGCGCGGTGGTAACCACAACGCGCTGACCCGGGTGCGCATCAAGCCCAGCCACCTGGCCGGCGGCTACGGCCAGCACGCGTTCGCGTTCAACTATCTGGGGCCGACCGGTAACCAGCGCGACGAGGTGACCGTCGTGCGTCGTCGCAGCCAGGAGGTGCAGTACTGA
- a CDS encoding (deoxy)nucleoside triphosphate pyrophosphohydrolase — MPTQIVVAGALICDSKVLVAQRGRPPELAGRWELPGGKVAPGETERDALARELAEELGLAVGDVVVGDRLGADVAVDGRFTLRAYRVRLLRGEPDARDHRALRWITAAELHDLDWVPADRGWLGDLARAL; from the coding sequence ATGCCCACCCAGATCGTCGTCGCGGGCGCCCTGATCTGCGACTCCAAGGTCTTGGTGGCGCAACGCGGCCGTCCCCCGGAGCTGGCCGGCCGCTGGGAGCTGCCCGGTGGCAAGGTCGCGCCCGGTGAAACCGAGCGTGACGCGCTGGCCCGCGAGCTGGCCGAGGAGCTGGGCCTGGCGGTCGGCGATGTCGTGGTGGGCGATCGGCTGGGCGCCGACGTCGCGGTGGACGGCCGGTTCACGCTGCGGGCCTACCGCGTACGGTTGCTCCGCGGCGAGCCCGACGCCCGCGATCACCGCGCGTTGCGCTGGATCACGGCGGCTGAGCTGCACGATCTCGACTGGGTGCCGGCCGATCGTGGCTGGTTAGGGGACCTGGCGCGGGCCCTTTGA
- a CDS encoding 4a-hydroxytetrahydrobiopterin dehydratase — translation MAVLTDEQVDAALPDLNGWERADGALRRSIKFPSFLAGIDAVRRVGEHAESKDHHPDIDIRWRTVTFALVTHSEGGITNNDIDMARDIDGIVDN, via the coding sequence ATGGCTGTGTTAACGGATGAGCAAGTAGACGCCGCACTGCCCGATCTCAACGGATGGGAGCGCGCCGACGGCGCCCTGCGCCGCTCGATCAAATTTCCGAGTTTTCTCGCCGGCATCGATGCCGTACGCCGGGTGGGCGAGCACGCGGAGAGCAAAGACCACCACCCGGACATCGATATTCGTTGGCGGACAGTGACTTTCGCCCTCGTCACGCATTCCGAGGGCGGCATCACCAATAACGACATCGACATGGCGCGCGACATCGACGGCATCGTCGACAACTAG
- a CDS encoding mannosyltransferase, whose protein sequence is MGTDGPAARTPLAKVGRIDTTSAAPAAPKPQRLASLCQAAAPMLLIASIAARLAWTYLAPNGANFVDLHVYLGGAAAIDHPGTLYSYVYADQTPDFPLPFTYPPFAAVVFYPLHLLPFGLVAFLWQVATMAALYGAVRLSQRLMGVATGAAGRRVAMLWTAVAIWIEPLRSTFDYGQVNVLLMTAVLWAVYTTRWWLSGLLVGVAAGIKLTPAISGVYLVGARRWGAAVFSAVIFVATIGISVLVVGDQTRYYFTDLLGDAHRVGPIATSFNQSWRGGISRILGHDVGFGPLVVTAVAVTAVLAVLAWRALGSTDRLGRLLVVELFGLLLSPISWTHHWVWLVPLMIWAIHGPVRELRGARIVGWGWLALTVIGVPWLLSFAQPTIWQVSRPWYLAWAGLIYIVAAVATLIWIAASGRKAGFAPSVTTDRGEGAKN, encoded by the coding sequence ATGGGGACCGACGGCCCCGCCGCGCGGACCCCGCTCGCTAAAGTCGGGCGGATAGACACCACCTCGGCCGCTCCGGCGGCACCCAAGCCCCAGCGGTTGGCGAGTCTTTGTCAGGCGGCCGCGCCGATGCTGCTCATCGCGAGCATCGCCGCGCGGCTGGCGTGGACGTATCTGGCTCCCAACGGCGCGAACTTCGTCGACCTGCACGTGTACCTCGGCGGGGCGGCCGCGATCGACCACCCCGGCACCCTGTACAGCTACGTCTACGCCGACCAGACGCCCGACTTCCCGCTGCCGTTCACCTACCCGCCGTTCGCGGCCGTCGTCTTCTACCCCCTGCACCTGTTGCCGTTCGGCCTCGTCGCGTTCCTCTGGCAGGTCGCCACCATGGCCGCGCTGTACGGCGCGGTCCGGCTCAGCCAGCGCCTGATGGGCGTGGCCACCGGTGCCGCCGGCCGGCGGGTGGCGATGCTCTGGACCGCCGTCGCAATCTGGATCGAGCCGCTGCGCAGCACATTCGACTACGGACAGGTCAACGTGTTGCTGATGACCGCGGTGCTGTGGGCGGTCTACACCACCCGGTGGTGGCTCTCGGGGCTACTGGTGGGCGTGGCGGCCGGCATCAAGTTGACCCCCGCGATCTCCGGTGTCTATCTGGTCGGCGCGCGCCGGTGGGGCGCCGCGGTGTTCTCGGCTGTCATTTTCGTTGCCACCATTGGGATTTCGGTCTTGGTCGTCGGCGATCAGACGCGCTACTACTTCACCGACCTGCTGGGCGATGCCCATCGGGTGGGCCCCATCGCCACCTCGTTCAATCAGTCCTGGCGCGGCGGCATTTCGCGGATCCTGGGCCACGACGTGGGATTCGGCCCGCTGGTGGTGACCGCCGTCGCCGTCACCGCGGTGCTGGCGGTGCTGGCCTGGCGCGCCCTGGGCTCCACCGATCGGCTGGGCAGGCTCCTGGTGGTGGAGCTGTTCGGGCTGCTGCTCTCACCGATTTCGTGGACGCACCACTGGGTGTGGCTGGTGCCGCTGATGATCTGGGCGATCCACGGCCCGGTGCGCGAGCTGCGCGGAGCGCGCATCGTGGGCTGGGGTTGGCTGGCGCTCACCGTGATCGGCGTGCCGTGGTTGCTGAGCTTCGCCCAACCGACCATCTGGCAGGTGAGCCGGCCTTGGTACCTGGCGTGGGCCGGGCTGATCTACATCGTGGCGGCGGTGGCGACGTTGATCTGGATCGCCGCCAGCGGACGGAAGGCGGGGTTCGCGCCGAGCGTGACCACCGACCGCGGCGAGGGTGCGAAAAACTAG
- a CDS encoding cell division protein DivIVA, translating to MTTEPAPTFTRTFRGYDRAAVDTYIQVLLTKYKSLSDEVHNLRAQRNESNDEAVALRIEVACLKDEIAVLSDTSPSPYAMQHRMAKLLRRAIDEISQMQDESRAEVEALIAQAEAEADAAQREHRELLADIAAQRKAVEAECAASRKEFDAELARLRAEAQSAIDAAWQEAQRERDQLLTDAKERARHSDEQARRALAEANQRRIMILEELMGVAHDLQRVPAILESAYQERSNPPEESVVVQLDQKSQAPGPAVAS from the coding sequence ATGACCACCGAACCCGCACCGACGTTCACCCGCACATTCAGGGGCTATGACAGGGCCGCGGTCGATACCTACATCCAGGTGTTGCTCACCAAATACAAGTCCCTGAGCGACGAAGTCCACAACCTCAGGGCCCAGCGAAACGAATCCAACGATGAGGCGGTCGCGCTGCGGATCGAAGTCGCCTGCCTCAAGGACGAGATCGCCGTCCTCTCGGACACCTCGCCCTCGCCCTACGCCATGCAACATCGGATGGCGAAGTTGCTGAGGCGCGCGATCGATGAGATTTCCCAGATGCAGGACGAGTCGCGCGCTGAGGTAGAAGCGCTGATCGCCCAGGCTGAGGCCGAGGCCGACGCTGCCCAACGAGAGCACCGGGAGTTGCTGGCAGACATCGCCGCGCAGCGCAAGGCGGTCGAGGCGGAATGCGCGGCAAGCAGGAAAGAATTCGACGCCGAACTCGCCAGACTGCGCGCCGAAGCCCAGTCGGCGATCGACGCGGCGTGGCAGGAAGCCCAGCGTGAGCGCGACCAGCTCCTCACCGACGCAAAGGAGCGAGCTCGCCATTCCGACGAGCAGGCGCGCAGGGCGCTGGCCGAAGCGAATCAGCGACGAATCATGATCCTGGAAGAACTGATGGGCGTGGCCCACGACCTGCAAAGGGTTCCGGCGATCCTCGAGTCGGCATACCAGGAACGCAGCAACCCGCCGGAGGAAAGCGTCGTGGTGCAGCTGGATCAGAAAAGTCAGGCGCCGGGTCCCGCTGTTGCCTCCTAG
- a CDS encoding HhH-GPD-type base excision DNA repair protein: protein MPNLCLAGDPEADALLDENPFALLVGMVLDQQVPFETAFVGPKRIADRMGSLDTAEIADYDPDKFAALCSQRPAIHRFPGSMAKRIQTLAQIIVDRYDGDAAGLWTAGDPDGSELLRRIKGLPGFGAVKAQIFLALLGKQYGVTPKGWRAAAGDFGKAGSHISVADIVDAQSMGKVRAYKKQMKAAAKAAK from the coding sequence GTGCCGAACCTGTGCCTGGCCGGTGATCCGGAAGCCGATGCCCTGTTGGACGAGAATCCGTTCGCATTGCTTGTCGGAATGGTCTTGGATCAGCAGGTCCCCTTCGAGACGGCGTTCGTCGGTCCGAAGCGGATCGCGGACCGGATGGGGAGCCTCGATACCGCCGAAATCGCGGACTACGACCCCGACAAATTCGCCGCACTCTGCTCGCAAAGGCCTGCGATACACCGCTTTCCGGGGTCGATGGCCAAGCGCATCCAAACGCTGGCACAGATCATCGTGGACCGCTACGACGGCGACGCGGCCGGTTTGTGGACGGCCGGCGACCCCGACGGCAGCGAGCTGCTGCGGCGGATCAAGGGACTGCCCGGATTCGGCGCCGTCAAGGCGCAGATCTTTTTGGCGCTGCTGGGCAAGCAGTACGGCGTGACGCCGAAAGGATGGCGGGCGGCGGCGGGGGACTTCGGCAAGGCCGGTTCGCACATATCGGTCGCCGACATCGTCGACGCCCAGTCGATGGGGAAAGTGCGCGCCTACAAAAAGCAGATGAAAGCGGCAGCCAAAGCGGCTAAGTAG